In Leishmania mexicana MHOM/GT/2001/U1103 complete genome, chromosome 17, the following proteins share a genomic window:
- a CDS encoding putative L-gulonolactone oxidase, translating into MSAQCPDSRWTNLAGIGSCHPTHHHYPTSTQEVQHVVELVRSQNGKCRVAGAGMSPNTATFTNEHLIHMQRMNRILSIDTVAHTITCEAGAVMEEVMSSVDKVGLMVRCVPSYVRTTVGGCIATATHSSGIQCHCLSDYVRALTIVDGCAKIRTLVAGKDDAELRLVACHLGVMGVVTEVTLAVQPRIQWKLVSQPLPMKNAMNAALVAEKVKSTEYYRWWWVPHTDGCYESYGRVESMTDISALPLLPDTPAAQDEAPVKGSPAASQEACRTSESAERAGDSSASLIVKCALKYIATDFVRHQVVEWSLWAACLYPAIQPYVNKVYQRVFFSALQVQRGSALECFTFDCLFKQWANEWAIDASRAVEAFSRLRDMIDREGMLLHFPVEFRFTAPDVSDMSPAVGRPTCWIGVVMYRPYGQEARDTRRCYDGFCRLMEEMGGRPHWAKYYDWGHREVTAAYGDHWERFLALRRRMDPDDIFVNGWFRNLMSPDRVNSTACRP; encoded by the coding sequence ATGTCTGCTCAGTGCCCGGACAGTCGGTGGACGAACCTCGCTGGCATTGGTTCGTGCCACCCGacgcaccaccactacccCACCAGTACCCAAGAAGTGCAGCACGTTGTCGAGCTGGTGCGCTCCCAGAACGGCAAGTGCCGCGTTGCGGGTGCCGGCATGAGCCCGAACACAGCCACCTTCACGAATGAGCACTTGATCCACATGCAGCGCATGAACCGCATCTTGTCCATTGACACCGTCGCGCACACCATCACGTGCGAGGCAGGGGCGGTtatggaggaggtgatgagTTCGGTCGACAAGGTGGGTCTCATGGTGCGCTGCGTGCCATCCTACGTCCGGACTACTGTCGGGGGCTGCATCGCTACGGctacgcacagcagcggcatccaaTGCCATTGTCTCTCGGACTATGTGCGAGCGTTGACGATCGTGGACGGCTGCGCCAAAATTCGCACGCTGGTCGCAGGGAAGGACgatgcggagctgcggctggTTGCCTGCCACCTTGGCGTGATGGGCGTTGTCACGGAGGTCACGCTGGCAGTGCAGCCGCGGATTCAGTGGAAGTTGGTAAGCCAGCCGCTGCCCATGAAGAATGCGATGAACGCTGCGCTGGTTGCGGAGAAGGTGAAGTCGACCGAGTACtaccggtggtggtgggtgccACACACGGACGGCTGCTACGAGTCCTACGGCAGAGTCGAGAGCATGACGGACATATCGGCGCTGCCCCTGCTTCCCGACACGCCGGCTGCGCAGGATGAAGCGCCTGTGAAGGGGTCGCCTGCTGCTTCGCAGGAAGCATGCCGCACCAGCGAGAGTGCAGAGCGTgccggcgacagcagcgcctctctAATCGTGAAGTGTGCCCTCAAGTACATTGCGACGGACTTTGTGCGGCATCAGGTGGTTGAGTGGAGCCTGTGGGCGGCGTGCCTGTACCCGGCTATTCAGCCGTACGTGAACAAGGTGTATCAACGGGTCTTCTTCTCGGCCCTCCAGGTGCAGCGCGGGTCGGCGCTGGAGTGCTTCACCTTCGACTGCCTCTTCAAGCAGTGGGCCAACGAGTGGGCTATCGATGCCTCGCGGGCCGTGGAGGCGTTCAGCCGACTGCGGGACATGATCGACCGTGAGGGCATGCTCCTGCACTTCCCCGTCGAGTTCCGCTTCACGGCGCCGGATGTGTCGGACATGTCCCCCGCCGTGGGGCGGCCGACATGCTGGATTGGTGTGGTTATGTACCGTCCCTACGGGCAGGAAGCACGCGACACGCGCCGTTGCTACGACGGCTTCTGCCGCTTGATGGAAGAGATGGGTGGGCGTCCACACTGGGCCAAGTACTACGACTGGGGACATCGAGAGGTAACGGCGGCCTACGGCGACCACTGGGAGCGCTtcctggcgctgcgtcgcagAATGGACCCCGACGACATCTTTGTGAACGGGTGGTTCCGCAACCTAATGTCACCTGACCGCGTGAACAGCACCGCGTGCAGGCCGTAA
- a CDS encoding putative myo-inositol-1(or 4)-monophosphatase 1, which yields MTQPSLTEDELDDALGLAIRAANTAAFIINSAIDERTNSIVEAQTRNHPNDLMTQYEKQCKEEVLNILRVGTPSYAILSDGMHSEAVLGDGPTWIVGPIDGTISFEHGLFDFCVSIALALRKEPILGVVCAPRLQEVFTAVKNRGAFSNGQRIHVSLVHSLKQSVVLLHQNCTRSDVAVKSMTAMQAELAKLPVQGLRCNGSAALDMCLVAAGRAELFWEAGVNPWNVAAGVIIVREAGGIVHDVENTDGFDLTRRGVCCGCSLDVTKHGVELSLKHNYCSSVLNTSS from the coding sequence ATGACGCAGCCCTCCCTCACGGAGGACGAGCTGGATGATGCTCTTGGCCTCGCCATCCGTGCCGCAAACACGGCCGCCTTCATCATCAACAGCGCTATCGACGAGAGGACAAACAGCATCGTCGAGGCGCAGACACGAAACCACCCGAACGATCTCATGACGCAGTACGAAAAGCAGtgcaaggaggaggtgctgaacaTCCTACGCGTGGGCACTCCTTCGTATGCTATTCTGAGCGACGGCATGCACAGCGAGGCGGTGCTCGGTGACGGCCCCACGTGGATTGTTGGCCCGATTGACGGCACCATCAGCTTCGAGCACGGCCTCTTCGACTTCTGCGTCTCCATCGCGTTAGCCCTTCGCAAGGAACCGATACTGGGTGTCGTCTGCGCGCCACGCCTGCAGGAGGTCTTCACCGCCGTCAAGAACCGCGGCGCCTTCAGCAACGGCCAGCGCATTCACGTCTCGCTGGTCCATTCGTTGAAGCAGAGcgttgtgctgctgcaccaaAACTGCACCCGCAGCGACGTTGCCGTGAAAAGCATGACGGCGatgcaggcggagctggcaAAGCTGCCCGTGCAAGGGCTGCGGTGCAACGGGTCTGCAGCGCTGGACATGTGCCTTGTCGCGGCTGGACGAGCGGAACTGTTTTGGGAAGCTGGCGTGAACCCGTGGAATGTGGCGGCAGGCGTGATCATCGTACGTGAGGCAGGCGGCATTGTGCATGATGTCGAGAACACCGACGGCTTCGACCTCACCCGACGCGGCGTGTGCTGCGGATGCTCTCTGGATGTGACCAAGCATGGCGTCGAGCTGAGCCTCAAGCACAACTACTGTAGCTCGGTGTTGAACACGTCATCTTGA